A stretch of Henckelia pumila isolate YLH828 chromosome 4, ASM3356847v2, whole genome shotgun sequence DNA encodes these proteins:
- the LOC140866395 gene encoding calmodulin-binding protein 60 A-like, with translation MEVDRVYKTVEDKCRFEGINETGILTETKRMLMDSNPTPEPKSMELRFSTKIFQPTLACHELKGEGNTCIEVVLIDSSTGQKIDVGPVAFARVELVLLAQGTDDCTGEGFKEKIVTVEGKKLPLLTVNLCNLQGGSCVLEGVKFRHHATKVKPTVFRLGARIVGTFDEIIVKEAKTESFPVKCYRKKYSMKKEIPNLRDKISVLKNIQRHGKIEERLQAQGIDTVEKFLIHHLINPGELKNIALSNGKKWEDTINHARKCQSHKMYWYLNSQENSGVVFDIFGELQWMYSQGEYAATNMLSEDNKVDAEKLLSSALEHWEDVTSFDDPDSLQQQMSNPLIPGQYPGMNPDAETAETVDGSWNNIQAPDPSLNQGIPVSDMNPLSDCESFGEHDFGLMIDDMYSPLDQLFSQYWI, from the exons ATGGAAGTTGACCGAGTCTATAAAACG GTGGAAGATAAGTGCAGATTCGAAGGGATTAATGAGACTGGAATTTTAACAGAAACCAAGAG GATGCTTATGGACTCGAATCCGACCCCGGAACCGAAAAGTATGGAGCTTCGATTCTCTACCAAGATTTTTCAGCCAACATTGGCATGTCATGAATTAAAAGGAGAAGGAAACACTTGCATTGAAGTGGTTCTCATTGATAGTTCCACAGGACAGAAAATCGACGTTGGACCTGTTGCATTTGCTAGAGTTGAATTAGTTCTTCTTGCACAGGGAACTGATGATTGTACAGGAGAAGGATTCAAGGAGAAAATTGTAACAGTAGAAGGGAAGAAGTTGCCTCTTCTTACAGTAAATCTGTGTAATCTACAAGGAGGCAGCTGCGTTTTGGAAGGCGTAAAGTTCAGACATCACGCGACCAAGGTGAAGCCGACGGTGTTCCGGTTGGGGGCAAGAATTGTAGGAACCTTTGATGAGATCATTGTCAAAGAAGCAAAGACTGAATCTTTTCCTGTCAAGTGTTACCGCAAAAAAT ATTCCATGAAGAAGGAGATCCCGAATCTGAGGGATAAAATTTCGGTGCTGAAAAACATACAACGACATGGTAAGATAGAGGAGCGTCTGCAAGCCCAAGGAATTGATACCGTTGAGAAATTTCTGATCCACCACCTGATAAATCCTGGAGAACTGAAAAAT ATTGCTCTTTCGAATGGAAAGAAGTGGGAGGACACTATAAATCATGCTCGAAAATGCCAGAGTCACAAGATGTACTGGTACTTGAATTCTCAGGAGAATTCTGGGGTTGTTTTCGACATTTTCGGGGAGTTGCAATGGATGTATTCACAAGGCGAGTATGCTGCCACCAATATGTTATCCGAAGACAATAAG GTTGATGCAGAAAAGTTGTTATCATCTGCTTTGGAGCACTGGGAAGATGTCACCTCTTTCGATGATCCGGATTCTCTTCAACAGCAAATGTCGAATCCTCTCATTCCAGGACAATATCCTGGTATGAATCCTGACGCTGAAACTGCTGAAACGGTCGATGGATCGTGGAACAATATCCAAGCTCCAGATCCATCACTCAATCAGGGAATCCCCGTCTCAGACATGAATCCACTTTCAGATTGTGAATCATTCGGTGAACATGATTTCGGGCTCATGATCGATGATATGTATTCGCCACTTGATCAGCTCTTCAGTCAATATTGGATCTGA